In Montipora capricornis isolate CH-2021 chromosome 4, ASM3666992v2, whole genome shotgun sequence, a single genomic region encodes these proteins:
- the LOC138045047 gene encoding uncharacterized protein: MHAPNFSGARIPIQSNFNLAQFDFYLEHYQDGIIVDFLRYGWPINYVGSLPSSTLSNHPSAAKNSAFLRSYVHKELVHRSICGPFTSNPFDTNCVISPLLCVPKRDSDELRVVHDLSFPEGFSVNDGIAKDSYLNEPFRLRLPGIDRLVEFVNKEGSGCHVFKKDLSRAYRQIPVDPGDYHLLGFQVDGHFYFHSAFPFGLRSATLACQRTTQSVVYILNTMGILVDVYIDDFYGACRPSHSHSAFQRMNTLFDELGLLTSAAKDVPPCHRMVCLGVEIDTSAMTLTVPQFRLDELDVELHQWLEKSTYTKHALQSLLGKLSYVSACVRPGRVYMCRLLNALRDTTSRRSARRITDDMRADIAWWIYLLQHYNGVSVIPSNVTISNPYLFACDACLSGCGAVCFGEYFKRCFPPAILALTLHINVLELLTVVVTVKLWATSLQGLNVELYSDNTACIAAINNKSSSNVHMQCCLRELWLILSVHNISLVLHHVPSKENSLADSLSRYNSDFSARQFVDNYAATHELVEISLQDTLFIFFLL; encoded by the coding sequence ATGCATGCCCCTAATTTTTCAGGTGCACGTATTCCTATCCAGTCTAACTTCAATTTAGCACAGTTTGATTTTTACCTCGAACATTACCAAGATGGaattattgttgattttcttCGTTACGGCTGGCCGATTAACTACGTGGGGTCTCTACCGTCCTCTACCCTTTCAAATCATCCTTCGGCCGCCAAGAACAGCGCTTTCCTAAGATCTTATGTCCATAAAGAGCTTGTTCATCGTTCTATTTGCGGACCTTTCACATCTAACCCCTTTGACACTAATTGTGTCATCTCCCCACTTTTATGCGTTCCAAAGCGTGACTCCGACGAGCTCAGAGTCGTTCACGATTTAAGTTTTCCCGAGGGCTTCTCTGTCAACGATGGAATCGCCAAAGACTCCTATCTCAATGAACCATTTAGACTCCGTTTACCCGGGATAGATCGCCTGGTGGAATTTGTCAACAAGGAAGGCAGTGGTTGCCACGTATTTAAAAAAGACCTAAGTCGCGCCTATCGCCAGATTCCTGTAGACCCCGGCGATTACCATCTTCTGGGTTTCCAAGTTGATgggcatttttattttcattcagCCTTTCCGTTTGGTCTTCGATCAGCAACTTTAGCTTGCCAACGCACCACACAAAGCGTTGTGTACATTCTTAACACTATGGGAATTTTAGTGGATGTATATATCGACGATTTTTACGGAGCGTGTAGACCCAGTCATTCTCACTCTGCTTTCCAAAGGATGAACACTTTATTCGACGAGCTGGGTTTGCTCACCTCGGCTGCTAAAGACGTACCCCCGTGTCATCGTATGGTATGTTTAGGGGTTGAAATAGACACCTCTGCGATGACCCTGACCGTCCCTCAATTTCGCCTCGACGAACTTGATGTCGAATTACATCAGTGGCTAGAGAAATCTACCTACACGAAGCATGCGTTACAATCTTTGCTAGGAAAATTGTCATATGTTTCTGCTTGCGTCCGCCCGGGTCGTGTTTACATGTGTCGTTTGCTCAATGCCTTGCGTGATACAACTTCTCGACGTTCTGCGCGGCGGATAACTGACGACATGCGTGCAGATATTGCGTGGTGGATTTATCTTTTGCAGCATTACAATGGCGTATCTGTCATCCCATCCAATGTCACGATCTCAAATCCTTATCTTTTTGCCTGCGATGCCTGCCTGTCAGGTTGTGGCGCGGTATGTTTCGGCGAGTACTTCAAGCGCTGTTTTCCTCCTGCCATTTTGGCTTTAACATTGCACATCAATGTATTGGAACTTTTGACTGTTGTTGTGACGGTTAAACTCTGGGCCACTAGTCTTCAAGGTCTAAACGTTGAACTTTATTCTGACAACACTGCCTGCATCGCTGCCATTAACAACAAATCATCGTCAAATGTTCACATGCAGTGTTGTTTACGCGAACTCTGGCTGATCCTTTCTGTTCATAATATTTCTTTAGTTCTTCATCACGTGCCAAGCAAAGAGAACTCTCTTGCTGATTCGCTCAGCCGCTacaactcggatttttccgctAGACAATTTGTTGACAATTATGCGGCCACCCATGAACTCGTAGAGATATCTCTCCAAGAcactttattcatttttttccttctctaa
- the LOC138047618 gene encoding uncharacterized protein, translating into MLIDCAYLVQRFAFQESTKRNMRSQLRAYLSFCAHYQFSPFPVSKNVFLAYLVFLSHSLASYQSLLNYTNILKHINYALGADVSFMSDYDCSLTQRGLRRVMGDRVYHTSPITVDILVRLFQSFQPRNVFHACMRAAFLVAFFSFLRISNLVPYTLSEVHSSTSFFLRRRDITFTASGAYLKVFRTKTIQFKQRILEIPLPVIPNSILCPVTALTSYFKLVPAASDSPVFLAPHRSSFVPVLARHFNLFLKRCVSFIGKDPSHFSSRSFRKGGATFAFNCGAPTEFIKAQGDWKSDAYLVYLTLSSSKKLALLRAITTKLIHIN; encoded by the coding sequence ATGTTAATTGATTGCGCGTATCTTGTCCAGCGATTTGCCTTTCAAGAATCGACGAAACGCAATATGCGTAGCCAGTTGCGAGCCTATCTAAGTTTTTGCGCTCATTATCAGTTTAGTCCTTTTCCTGTATCCAAAAACGTTTTCTTAGCTTATCTAGTTTTTCTTTCCCACTCATTAGCGTCGTATCAGTCACTCCTCAATTATACCAATATTTTGAAGCACATCAACTACGCTTTAGGCGCCGATGTGTCTTTCATGTCCGATTACGATTGTTCTCTCACACAGCGAGGATTAAGGCGCGTAATGGGTGATCGTGTTTATCACACATCTCCTATCACTGTAGACATTTTAGTACGCCTTTTTCAGTCATTTCAGCCACGCAATGTTTTTCATGCCTGCATGCGTGCAGCTTTTCTAGTCGCATTTTTCTCATTTCTTAGAATCTCCAATTTGGTTCCGTACACTTTGTCTGAAGTTCATTCTAGCACCAGTTTCTTCCTTCGTCGTAGGGATATAACTTTCACCGCCTCTGGTGCTTATCTTAAAGTTTTTAGGACAAAGACCATTCAGTTCAAGCAAAGGATCTTGGAGATCCCACTTCCAGTTATCCCCAACTCCATTTTGTGTCCGGTAACCGCGCTCACGTCTTATTTCAAGCTGGTTCCTGCGGCTTCCGATTCTCCCGTTTTCTTAGCACCACACCGTTCTAGTTTCGTCCCCGTTTTAGCCCGGCATTTCAATTTGTTTCTCAAGCGTTGTGTTTCGTTTATTGGCAAAGATCCATCGCATTTTTCCTCGCGCAGTTTCAGAAAAGGGGGTGCCACGTTCGCTTTCAATTGCGGCGCTCCCACCGAGTTTATTAAGGCTCAAGGAGATTGGAAAAGTGACGCTTACTTAGTTTATCTCACTTTATCGTCTTCCAAAAAACTCGCCCTTTTGCGCGCCATCACCACTAAACTTATTCATATTAATTAA
- the LOC138045046 gene encoding interaptin-like — protein sequence MAKRPLPSNFFALPGLSKPHLKKPHGSPSSTEGYFSDSPRRFIPSKDVEISTKDNLTPSPSLVDDKGSLLPPQTKHTLGNLTKSRPRNPRRRSPSPLTRRKFEHDSGSVGPADLSASRWEKEISKKGYKGDQGALINALEERTAFATSLVLENDVGITSHELSVERCSPKFAKANPPRVPAKPERNRIRGNAQDERRIYDLDNGKINDVESTRNEDITVEPPPLPTSPPPLDEEGSSKLDDQTFAKESTFLLQEALPRNATKVDDESKFDYNLSTKLSTNREPTSQVTEFSIVEQYSSNDGVPSVPVKDSATLRTAKGHVYGHTFSEYNQRFRSPRVGDSIQDKPLSLDSAITMRLSKYEAPYSSRQCKQADKTLSSRRRRFKPVSLPNEADTMNSMIPAEICETTDCVAGEGQSHTFSESSCGDYLQNDGVQKIDMKLEDSSPKKVRMEGGNQKKDTAPVDYISNRVHVSQTRNPEPLVMLQYDISNNTEKAIEIQNKETKPTVVSETRNSNRTAVKESNSQSSIVKNDGDDTKSNNEDSVSNLFAKHLDSSGMTLPKVVIEYDGEVFSDPMVHEYDPKASSKGVISTGVQAKSITQGTDSESDISLHDDSDDVAYYGEYSEEEDLDLGLDDVSLGDEDLTFEDLDSAREEMEREKGIEDPELNVDDHDDGLTNQSSLQDDNEMSESNIEETDEMLLQPPPMFASSVEVETDNLEEVHTMENGYEFNATSPVVPSSLLEQQPRDDKRFHNLALEVWTEEDCVDWLDYIGLGHFTPEFKEHHVDGKMLKNINFQLLEEIGIDSPDEREVILSEIYRRFHPEEEDMFEMEIQGALQSASEQERMKIMAVLNALRSPAFQAELGLAHSTGPSSPHDSYASESGSISSGMTGGSDEHHDLAMPSPPPPPNWSQAGHNIWKENNVLETKSKGGKSKKHRKLSKDSDKSSEKEKKNDKHGQKQKKHKGVSKLLDSLSLSSGSSKLTKLFQHHSSSSSTLPAKKLNPTMQYLLQAGPQGLIRIWPIALSEEMNYCSFMVNMTTTSAEIIKLVFEKYEVVDDPRRFYVCETSLGKGGSHQDLLDSDCPLFFQCRWQDPDKRRFELRCKNEGVIKMLFELEGYEDDLDYRSIPLSTKTPCSEALPLIVKKFNLPGEASEYFLVEVSEENEDDREEVAGHVCPLRLQMAWNAPDHVFRLCRRAADGGNDEDSKDIMLDGWTTDATEDACHEPGIQSELSSAAEEDDLDMAPAILGTGERDEIVEETSEDLMEGLARLDSVIEEESEAIASQELQKLKRQLSEKEVELRDLRLKTEVLKEKDSEIERLIEENGELRRTAEDLNKLRLEKEDLEKENEELRRLVLTVKESELHELRLRNENLCKEAQGIEERFKAEISLRDREIERLYARNNELSFKEKELESLNERNVSLLAFEAQQKELEKLRLFRDEVSASQRDMTSKLKSLQEKNMELEIEVSQAENLVQINRELCRKADEGEILRQEFERTNNAKKELNDKLEDLIHEKTESERINTAEVEKLREKNLVLMVQCKDADEMKNNIIKLTAQLRDMERENQYEADNVQRKLDELTAEKKLLQERIAELEKTQNSEEQKDISGKEGEDLKLENIFLVERTKEIEDLRASVAKLSAEVRENESFKQKYKELRDVESYLTKQINTTETIARQKDKKLKESENKINTLTEAVKDMEAKLEEQEQNQHYLDQLLIMLKDRDPTLLHVINSSLASNEPEEWC from the exons ATGGCTAAGAGACCTTTACCTTCAAACTTTTTTGCGCTACCTGGTCTTTCAAAGCCCCATTTGAAGAAACCTCACGGCTCCCCAAGCTCTACTGAAGGTTATTTTTCGGATTCGCCAAGGAGATTTATACCATCAAAAGATGTTGAAATTTCCACTAAAGATAATTTAACCCCTTCTCCGAGTCTTGTCGATGATAAGGGTTCGCTTTTACCTCCACAAACCAAGCATACACTTGGTAATTTAACGAAATCAAGACCTCGAAACCCTCGGCGAAGATCACCTTCACCTTTAACTCGAAGAAAATTTGAACACGACTCGGGGTCCGTCGGTCCAGCAGATTTATCCGCCTCGCGTtgggaaaaagaaatttctaaGAAAGGTTACAAGGGTGATCAAGGTGCTCTTATCAACGCATTGGAGGAGAGAACTGCTTTTGCAACCTCCCTCGTTCTGGAAAATGACGTGGGAATAACCAGCCATGAACTTTCTGTAGAAAGATGTTCTCCAAAGTTTGCGAAGGCGAATCCTCCTAGAGTTCCTGCTAAACCTGAAAGAAATCGAATTAGAGGAAATGCCCAAGATGAAAGGAGGATATACGATCTTGATAATGGAAAAATTAATGATGTAGAAAGTACAAGAAACGAGGACATAACTGTGGAACCTCCACCATTGCCAACCTCCCCACCTCCGTTAGACGAGGAGGGTTCTTCAAAATTGGATGACCAAACATTTGCTAAAGAAAGCACGTTTTTATTACAAGAAGCCTTGCCTAGAAATGCCACCAAAGTGGATGATGAATCAAAGTTTGATTACAATCTGTCAACAAAATTAAGCACAAACAGAGAACCAACAAGTCAGGTTACTGAATTTAGTATAGTTGAACAGTACAGTAGTAATGATGGGGTCCCTTCAGTTCCAGTAAAGGACAGTGCAACATTGAGGACAGCAAAGGGGCATGTGTATGGACATACATTCTCTGAATATAATCAGAGGTTCAGATCACCAAGAGTTGGTGATAGTATTCAAGATAAACCCCTGTCTTTAGATTCTGCCATAACAATGAGACTGTCTAAGTATGAGGCACCTTACAGTTCCAGGCAATGTAAGCAGGCTGATAAGACACTGTCTTCACGTCGCAGGCGTTTCAAACCAGTTTCGCTGCCCAATGAGGCAGATACAATGAATTCTATGATACCAGCAGAGATTTGTGAAACAACTGATTGTGTGGCAGGGGAAGGACAGTCACATACATTTAGTGAGAGTAGTTGTGGTGATTATTTGCAAAATGATGGTGTCCAGAAAATTGATATGAAATTGGAGGATTCTAGTCCAAAGAAAGTAAGAATGGAAGGTGGTAATCAGAAAAAGGATACTGCTCCTGTAGAttatatttcaaacagagtTCATGTGAGTCAAACAAGAAATCCAGAACCCTTGGTCATGCTTCAATATGATATAAGCAATAATACTGAAAAGGCCATTGAAATacaaaacaaggaaacaaaaccAACAGTTGTTTCTGAAACAAGAAATTCAAATCGAACTGCTGTAAAAGAGTCTAATAGTCAAAGCAGCATCGTGAAAAACGATGGGGATGACACTAAGAGTAATAATGAAGACTCTGTAAGTAATCTCTTTGCAAAACACCTGGACAGCTCAGGAATGACATTGCCAAAGGTTGTGATTGAATATGATGGTGAAGTCTTCAGCGATCCAATGGTTCATGAATATGACCCTAAAGCTTCCAGTAAAGGGGTGATATCTACTGGAGTGCAGGCTAAGTCTATAACACAAGGCACTGATTCTGAATCAGATATCAGTCTTCATGATGACAGTGACGATGTTGCTTATTATGGTGAATACTCAGAGGAAGAGGACCTTGACTTGGGTTTGGATGATGTAAGTTTAGGTGATGAGGATCTTACATTTGAAGATCTTGATTCTGCAAGGGAAGAAATGGAGAGAGAAAAAG GAATTGAGGACCCTGAGCTGAACGTGGATGACCATGATGATGGATTGACCAATCAGTCCAGTCTACAAGATGATAATGAGATGTCAGAGTCAAATATAGAAGAGACAGATGAGATGTTGCTTCAGCCACCTCCAATGTTTGCAAG CTCTGTTGAGGTAGAAACAGACAATTTAGAAGAAGTGCACACAATGGAGAATGGATATGAATTTAATGCAACATCCCCTGTTGTACCTTCATCCCTCCTGGAGCAACAG CCAAGAGATGACAAAAGGTTTCATAATCTTGCATTAGAAGTGTGGACAGAAGAAGATTGTGTGGATTGGTTGGATTACATTGGACTGGGACATTTCACTCCAGAGTTCAAAG AACATCACGTTGATGGAAAGATGTTGAAGaacataaattttcagttacttg AGGAGATTGGAATAGATTCCCCCGATGAGCGAGAAGTTATTCTGTCTGAAATTTATCGTCGTTTTCACCCTGAGGAAGAAGATATGTTTGAAATGGAGATACAAG GTGCCTTGCAATCAGCCTCTGAACAGGAAAGAATGAAGATCATGGCTGTCCTTAATGCCCTCAGATCTCCAGCATTCCAAGCAGAGCTTGGTCTCGCTCACTCCACCGGCCCTTCCTCACCACATGACAGTTATGCATCAGAGTCAGGCTCTATATCAAGTGGTATGACTGGGGGGAGTGATGAACATCATGATCTGGCCATGCCATCTCCACCCCCTCCTCCCAATTGGTCGCAGGCAGGGCACAATATctggaaagaaaacaat GTCCTTGAAACAAAGAGTAAGGGAGGAAAGTcaaagaaacacagaaaattaTCGAAAGACAGCGACAAGTCATcagaaaaggagaaaaaaaacgatAAGCATGGACAAAAGCAGAAGAAGCACAAAGG CGTCTCCAAACTGCTGGATAGCTTGTCCCTCAGTTCGGGTTCATCAAAACTGACGAAACTCTTCCAACACCATTCTTCCTCTTCGTCAACATTACCTGCTAAAAAGCTCAACCCTACTATGCAATACCTACTTCAAGCTGGACCTCAAGGTCTGATACGGATCTGGCCCATCGCTCTTTCTGAAGAAATGAATTATTGCAGTTTCATGGTGAACATGACCACCACAAGTGCGGAAATTATCAAGCTTGTTTTTGAGAAGTATGAAGTTGTTGATGATCCACGGCGGTTTTACGTTTGCGAAACAAGTCTGGGGAAAGGAG GTTCTCATCAGGATCTCTTGGACTCCGACTGTCCGTTGTTCTTTCAGTGCCGCTGGCAAGATCCCGATAAGCGTCGATTTGAATTGAGGTGCAAGAATGAAGGAGTTATCAAG ATGCTGTTTGAACTTGAGGGTTATGAAGATGATTTAGATTATCGCTCTATTCCGCTATCAACAAAGACCCCTTGTTCAGAGGCTCTACCACTTATTGTGAAAAAGTTCAACTTGCCTGGTGAAGCTAGTGAATATTTCTTGGTGGAAGTTTCTGAAGAAAATGAAG ATGACAGAGAAGAGGTCGCTGGCCACGTGTGTCCGTTGCGGTTGCAGATGGCTTGGAATGCGCCTGATCACGTGTTTAGGCTTTGCCGACGAGCAGCAGACGGAGGCAATGATGAGGATAGCAAAGATATCATGTTAGATGGCTG GACGACAGATGCGACTGAAGATGCATGCCACGAGCCAGGTATCCAATCAGAATTGTCCTCGGCAGCGGAGGAAGATGACCTTGATATGGCGCCCGCCATCCTAGGTACCGGTGAAAGGGACGAAATTGTGGAAGAAACCAGTGAAGACCTGATGGAAGGGTTAGCTCGGTTGGATAGCGTAATCGAGGAAGAATCAGAAGCGATCGCTTCTCAggaattgcaaaaattgaaacGACAACTTTCGGAGAAAGAGGTAGAGCTTCGAGACTTGCGATTGAAAACTGAAGTGTTGAAAGAAAAGGATTCAGAGATTGAACGCCTAATAGAGGAAAACGGAGAGCTTAGAAGAACAGCTGAAGACCTGAACAAGCTACGGTTAGAAAAGGAGGACCTCGAGAAAGAGAACGAGGAATTAAGGCGACTAGTCCTGACTGTAAAAGAGAGCGAGTTGCACGAGCTTCGGTTAAGGAACGAAAACCTGTGTAAAGAAGCCCAAGGGATTGAAGAAAGATTCAAGGCTGAAATTTCGCTTCGCGATCGAGAAATTGAGAGGCTTTATGCTAGAAATAACGAACTTTCttttaaagaaaaggaactgGAGTCTCTGAATGAGAGAAACGTTTCGCTACTGGCCTTTGAAGCACAGCAAAAAGAACTCGAGAAGCTGAGGCTTTTTAGAGATGAAGTGAGCGCCAGTCAAAGGGACATGACTTCGAAGCTGAAATCTTTGCAAGAAAAGAATATGGAATTGGAAATCGAAGTTTCTCAGGCCGAGAATTTGGTGCAAATTAATCGAGAGTTGTGCCGAAAAGCTGACGAAGGTGAGATCTTGAGACAAGAATTTGAGCGAACCAATAATGCGAAAAAAGAGTTGAATGATAAATTGGAAGACTTGATTCACGAAAAAACAGAATCAGAGCGGATAAACACTGCAGAAGTCGAAAAACTGCGCGAGAAAAACCTTGTGTTGATGGTTCAGTGCAAAGATGCGGACGAGATGAAGAATAATATCATTAAGTTGACAGCACAACTGCGTGACATGGAGAGGGAAAACCAGTATGAGGCGGATAATGTCCAAAGGAAGCTTGACGAGCTAACAGCGGAGAAAAAACTGTTGCAAGAGAGGATTGCGGAATTGGAAAAAACTCAAAATAGCGAGGAGCAAAAGGATATCAGCGGAAAAGAGGGGGAAGACTTGAAACTAGAGAACATCTTTCTGGTTGAAAGAACCAAAGAAATCGAGGACCTAAGGGCGTCCGTTGCTAAACTTTCTGCTGAGGTCAGAGAGAATGAGTCGTTTAAACAGAAATACAAGGAACTCAGAGACGTGGAGAGT TATTTAACCAAACAGATTAACACGACAGAAACCATAGCTCGGCAGAAAGATAAAAAACTGAAAGAATCTGAGAACAAGATCAACACTTTG acTGAGGCAGTGAAAGATATGGAGGCCAAGCTTGAAGAACAGGAGCAAAATCAGCATTATCTTGACCAACTTTTGATCATGCTCAAGGACCGCGATCCAACGTTACTTCACGTGATCAACAGTTCACTCGCATCAAA tgAACCAGAGGAATGGTGCTGA